A window of Streptomyces profundus genomic DNA:
CGCTGTCGTGCAGCGGCAGGTGGTCGGCGCCGGCGGCGATGCCGCGGACGGCGTCGGCGAGGGTGTGTTCGGGGTGCAGGGTGAGCCAGCCGGCGGCCAGCACCAGGGCGGCCGGCAGATCGGCGCACAGCTCGGCGAGGCTGTCGGCGGCCCCCGGGTCGACGGTGCCACGGACGGGGCCGCCGCCGCGCGCCAGCAGCCGGATGGAGAGCGGACGTTCCAGGCCGCCAAGGACGCACGGGCGCACGTCGGGGACGCCGGTGAGCGGCCCGGCGGCGACGGCGAGCACCAGGCAGTCCCGGTTGTCGGGGACCAGCTCGGCCAGCTGCTCGGCGGTGGCGATGTCGTCCAGCAGCAGCACGGCCCGCCGCTCGGCGAGCGCCTCGCGCAGCAGATCGGACAGCTCGGCGTCGTCGCCTCCCGCCGGGGCGGGAGCCCCGAGCTGGGCGAGGAGTTCCCTGGCGGTGCGCGCGGTGGGCACCGGGGCGCCGCCCGGGTCGGTGAGCCGGGCGTGGCAGACGCCGTCCGGATACTCCCCGGACCCGGCCAGCGCGGCGGCGAGCCGCTCGGCCAGCGCGGTCCGCCCCGACCCAGGCCGGCCGGCGACGAGCAGGACCCGGCCGCGCGGCGCCGGCCGGCCGGCCAGGGTGTCGAGCCCCGCCTTCTCGATGTCGGCGCGCAGGGTGGCCAGCTCGCGGCGTCGGCCGAGGAAACCCCCGCCGTCGGTGACTGTCTGTTCCGTCACATCCGTCACGGGCCGAGCGTATGCCAACGCCCCGGGAGGCGAGGTCAGGACACGTCAGCCGGTGAACGGGCGGGCCGGCCAGGGAGCCTCGGCCGGACGGAGCCCGTCGAGGCCGTCCCCGGCGCCGGCCGCCTGGTAGGCCAGTACCCCGAGGGCCAGGCAGGTGTTGTGCAGCTCCCCCGCGAGCACCCCGCGCACCAGCTCGGCGACCGGCACCCGGGCGTGCCGCATGTCGGCCTCCTCGGCGAACACCTCGAAGCGTTCGCCCTCGGCGTCGGAGAGCCCGCGCGCGAGGAAGATCCGCACCGCCTCGTCGCTGCCGCCCGGCGAGGTGTAGACGTCGGTCAGCACCCGCCAGTCGTCCGCCTTGACATGGGCCTCCTCGTACAGCTCCCGCTGGGCGGCGTGCAGCGGGTTCTCGCCCGGGACGTCGAGCAGGCCGGCGGGGATCTCCCACAGCTTGTGGCGCACCGGGTGCCGGTACTGCTCGATGACGACCGCCCGGCCGTGCTCGTCCAGCGCGAGCACCGCGACCGAGCCGGGGTGGACCTGGTAGTCGCGGTGCACGCTGCCGCCGTCCGGCAGCGTGACCTGGTCGGTGCGGACACTGGTCTTGTTTCCGGTGAACGGGGTCTCGGTGGCCGTGACGGGCCACCGCGCCGGGGAGTCGACGACGCGTTCCGGGGACTGTTGGGTCATGCCCCTCAGTTTCCCCCGGGCGCCTCGCCCGTGGTGGAGCGGCCCTCCGCGATCCGGCGCACCGCGGCGCCGACCAGGCCGGCGAAGAGCGGATGCGGCCTGGTGGGCCGGGAGCGCAGCTCCGGATGCGCCTGGGTGGCGACCAGGTACGGGTGGGTCTCGCGCGGGTACTCGACGAACTCGACCAGCCGGTTGTCCGGCGAGGTGCCGGAGAAGACCAGGCCCGCCTTCTTCTCCAGCTCGGCCCGGTAGGTGTTGTTCACCTCGTAGCGGTGCCGGTGCCGTTCCTCGACATACGCCTCGCCGGCGTAGGCCTCGCGCACCACGGAGCCCTCGGCGAGCTTGGCCGGGTAGAGGCCCAGCCGCATGGTGCCGCCCATGTCGCCCTCGCCGGCCACGATGTCCAGCTGCTCGTCCATGGTGGAGATCACCGGATGCGCCGTGGCCTGGTCGAACTCCGTGGAGTTGGCGTCGGGGATGTCGGCCAGGTTCCTGGCCGCCTCGATGACCACGCACTGGAGGCCGAGACAGAGGCCGAGCAGCGGGATGCCCCGCTCCCTGGCGTAGGTGATCGCGGCGATCTTGCCGTCCACGCCCCGGTCGCCGAAGCCGCCGGGGATACAGATGGCGTCGCAGTCACCCAACTGCCGGGCGGCGCCGCCGGGCGGGCGGCAGTCGTCCGAGGTGATCCACTTGATGGTGACCCTGGCGTTGTTGGCGAAGCCGCCGGCGCGCAGCGCCTCGGTGACCGAGAGGTAGGCGTCGGGCAGGTCGATGTACTTGCCGACCAGGCCGACGGTGACCTCGTGCTCGGGGTGGTGCACCCGGCCCAGCAGGTCGTTCCACTGGGTCCAGTCCACGTCCCGGAACGGCAGGTCCAGCCGGCGGACCACATAGGCGTCCAGACCGCCGGCGTGCAGCACCGGGGGGATGTCGTAGATGGACTTGGCGTCGATGGCGGCCACCACGGCGGCCTCCTCGACATCGCACATCAGCGAGATCTTCCGCTTGATGGCGGTGGGCACCTCGCGGTCGGCGCGCAGCACGATGGCGTCCGGCTGGATGCCGATGCTCCGCAGCGCGGACACCGAGTGCTGGGTGGGCTTGGTCTTCAGCTCACCCGAGGGGCCGATGTAGGGCAGCAGCGAGATATGCACCACGAAGACGTTGTCCCTGCCGACCT
This region includes:
- a CDS encoding NUDIX domain-containing protein, which codes for MTQQSPERVVDSPARWPVTATETPFTGNKTSVRTDQVTLPDGGSVHRDYQVHPGSVAVLALDEHGRAVVIEQYRHPVRHKLWEIPAGLLDVPGENPLHAAQRELYEEAHVKADDWRVLTDVYTSPGGSDEAVRIFLARGLSDAEGERFEVFAEEADMRHARVPVAELVRGVLAGELHNTCLALGVLAYQAAGAGDGLDGLRPAEAPWPARPFTG
- a CDS encoding CTP synthase — translated: MPPSTTTTKHIFVTGGVASSLGKGLTASSLGALLKARGLRVTMQKLDPYLNVDPGTMNPFQHGEVFVTNDGAETDLDVGHYERFLDVDLDGSANVTTGQIYSTVIAKERRGEYLGDTVQVIPHITNEIKHRIRRMATDDVDVVITEVGGTVGDIESLPFLEAVRQVRHEVGRDNVFVVHISLLPYIGPSGELKTKPTQHSVSALRSIGIQPDAIVLRADREVPTAIKRKISLMCDVEEAAVVAAIDAKSIYDIPPVLHAGGLDAYVVRRLDLPFRDVDWTQWNDLLGRVHHPEHEVTVGLVGKYIDLPDAYLSVTEALRAGGFANNARVTIKWITSDDCRPPGGAARQLGDCDAICIPGGFGDRGVDGKIAAITYARERGIPLLGLCLGLQCVVIEAARNLADIPDANSTEFDQATAHPVISTMDEQLDIVAGEGDMGGTMRLGLYPAKLAEGSVVREAYAGEAYVEERHRHRYEVNNTYRAELEKKAGLVFSGTSPDNRLVEFVEYPRETHPYLVATQAHPELRSRPTRPHPLFAGLVGAAVRRIAEGRSTTGEAPGGN